One Pseudomonas sp. MH9.2 DNA segment encodes these proteins:
- a CDS encoding translation initiation factor Sui1 — MAKKAASFAALGGLVFSTDAGRHCPDCRQPVDTCVCKQTVIPDGDGIARVRRESKGRGGKTVTTVTGVPLAEDPLKELATALKRRCGTGGALKDGVIEIQGDHVELLLAELVKLGFKAKKSGG, encoded by the coding sequence GTGGCCAAAAAAGCCGCATCCTTCGCCGCCTTGGGCGGTCTGGTATTTTCCACCGACGCAGGACGGCATTGCCCCGACTGTCGTCAGCCCGTGGATACCTGTGTCTGCAAACAAACCGTTATCCCCGATGGAGATGGCATCGCCCGTGTGCGCCGCGAAAGCAAAGGTCGTGGCGGTAAAACGGTGACCACTGTCACGGGGGTGCCGTTGGCCGAAGACCCGCTCAAAGAGCTGGCGACTGCGCTCAAACGGCGTTGCGGAACTGGCGGTGCGCTCAAGGACGGGGTGATCGAGATTCAGGGCGATCATGTCGAACTGCTGTTGGCGGAGCTGGTGAAACTTGGGTTCAAAGCAAAGAAGTCCGGCGGTTAA
- a CDS encoding PleD family two-component system response regulator, with protein MTEPEDPSRDRLKHHFAQRVIHQARQILEVWQRLQQSEWSTADMAELTDSTLRLLRFAERFEQAEHAQLARSISVALDDVEANRGRLSSSLITELNRLMQRLSRTGLRHGDHLDQTSLPPLRKPIYVMLQDHERAERLAKQLEFFGLSALSLDSIAAFHATMAERYPAAIVMDVDFCGPGEGLILAAKVQDGLEHKLPLLFFSHNETDTPTRLAAVRAGGQEFLTGTLDASSLLEKIEVLTCVAQYEPYKVLIIDDSRAQATHTERLLNSAGIITRTLIDPIQAMAELAEFQPDLIILDMYMPGCTGTELAKVIRHNDRYVSVPIIYLSAEDDLDKQLDAMSEGGDDFLTKPIKPRHLITTVRNRAARARNLKARMVRDSLTGLYNHTHILQLLEDCSFRARREGKPLSFAMLDIDHFKRVNDSHGHPMGDRVIKSLALFLKQRLRKTDYIGRYGGEEFAIVMPDTDLHNAHRVLDEIRQRFAEIHYPAQPVDLSCTFSAGVVELYESADSLTLSSLADDALYHAKDAGRNQVHAGRQRQSATFIHESTDSVITL; from the coding sequence ATGACCGAGCCAGAAGATCCGAGTCGTGATCGTCTCAAGCATCATTTTGCCCAGCGGGTAATTCATCAGGCACGTCAAATTCTTGAGGTCTGGCAACGCCTGCAGCAAAGTGAATGGTCAACTGCAGACATGGCAGAGCTCACCGATTCCACCTTGCGCCTGCTGCGTTTCGCCGAGCGCTTTGAACAGGCTGAGCACGCACAATTGGCACGCAGTATCAGCGTGGCACTTGATGACGTCGAAGCCAACCGTGGACGCCTGAGCAGCAGCCTGATCACCGAACTCAACCGGTTGATGCAACGCTTGTCGCGCACCGGCCTGCGCCACGGTGACCACCTGGACCAAACGTCGTTGCCGCCCCTGCGTAAGCCAATCTACGTGATGCTTCAGGACCACGAGCGCGCAGAGCGACTGGCCAAACAACTTGAGTTCTTCGGTCTGAGCGCCTTGTCGCTGGACAGTATTGCCGCGTTCCACGCCACTATGGCTGAGCGCTACCCGGCAGCGATCGTGATGGACGTCGACTTCTGCGGCCCCGGCGAAGGCCTGATCCTGGCGGCAAAGGTGCAGGACGGACTGGAGCACAAGCTGCCGCTGTTGTTTTTCAGCCATAACGAAACTGACACCCCGACCCGACTGGCCGCCGTACGCGCTGGCGGTCAGGAGTTTCTCACCGGCACGCTAGACGCATCGAGCCTTCTGGAAAAAATCGAAGTCCTCACCTGTGTGGCGCAATACGAGCCCTATAAAGTGCTGATCATCGATGACTCCCGCGCTCAGGCCACTCACACCGAGCGCCTGCTGAACAGTGCCGGAATCATCACCCGCACATTGATTGACCCGATCCAGGCCATGGCCGAACTCGCGGAGTTCCAACCTGACCTGATCATCCTCGACATGTACATGCCGGGCTGCACAGGTACCGAGCTGGCCAAGGTGATCCGCCATAACGACCGTTATGTCAGCGTACCGATCATCTACCTGTCGGCCGAAGACGATCTGGACAAGCAACTCGATGCCATGAGTGAAGGCGGCGATGACTTCCTGACCAAACCGATCAAGCCACGGCATTTGATCACCACCGTGCGCAACCGCGCGGCGCGAGCGCGCAACCTCAAAGCGCGGATGGTTCGCGACAGTCTGACCGGCCTGTATAACCACACACATATCCTGCAACTGCTTGAAGATTGCAGCTTCCGCGCACGCCGCGAAGGCAAGCCGCTGAGCTTTGCCATGCTCGACATCGATCACTTCAAGCGCGTCAACGACAGCCATGGTCACCCCATGGGCGACAGGGTGATCAAAAGCCTGGCGCTGTTCCTCAAACAACGCCTGCGCAAGACCGACTACATTGGCCGTTACGGTGGCGAAGAGTTTGCCATCGTGATGCCTGACACCGACCTGCACAACGCGCACCGAGTGCTGGACGAGATCCGCCAGCGCTTTGCTGAGATTCATTACCCGGCGCAACCGGTGGATTTGTCGTGCACCTTTAGTGCAGGTGTTGTGGAATTGTACGAAAGCGCCGACAGCCTGACGCTGTCGTCACTGGCAGATGATGCGCTGTACCACGCTAAAGATGCGGGACGTAATCAGGTGCACGCGGGCCGCCAGAGGCAAAGTGCCACTTTTATTCATGAATCGACCGATTCGGTCATAACACTGTAA
- a CDS encoding DUF2515 family protein has product MTQCFKDHECDKQVLNQNTKPIAECASHVVELYGCKTRVTEVPVLTCEGVWRVFQREAEEVVAPGGILIADPIERNRAINAAYARLWLHEPRFQWAGLAAFASKQVGCGLLHAAGSVDGVQAEYDAGQRLLAGSSVSSSGIPGVYTISDMDKQTLRDYQQAKDSNPVPSPDIRLEGESLSLMQQQFQHVYEMMALGNTTLFLDIFPLHAFYKKRGFAELKTCLKTRASIYGHPKFPVLWPVGQEILRFGKSYSEILRAFEAIEAGDIAESVKRFAAHEQRNILQPSIYEDRQLIALLRGNHASYVTGFPSGVAQAIELTLASQCQGVEDGRTIGFGSNPLADLSDVEQRMVFVLRAAARFDEMLNDNNRGALEQSIKDIAAGEGVR; this is encoded by the coding sequence ATGACTCAGTGCTTTAAAGATCACGAATGCGACAAACAGGTCTTGAATCAAAACACCAAGCCCATCGCTGAGTGCGCGAGTCACGTCGTCGAACTGTACGGATGCAAAACCAGGGTCACTGAGGTGCCGGTTCTGACCTGTGAGGGTGTCTGGCGCGTTTTTCAGCGGGAGGCCGAAGAGGTTGTGGCCCCCGGCGGCATCCTGATTGCCGACCCCATCGAACGAAACCGCGCCATCAACGCCGCCTACGCCAGACTGTGGCTGCACGAGCCGCGCTTCCAGTGGGCCGGACTGGCGGCCTTTGCTTCCAAGCAAGTCGGTTGCGGGTTGTTGCATGCGGCGGGCTCTGTCGACGGCGTCCAGGCGGAGTACGACGCAGGGCAGAGATTGCTGGCCGGTAGTTCGGTCTCAAGTTCTGGCATTCCGGGCGTGTACACCATCAGCGATATGGATAAGCAAACGCTGCGCGATTACCAGCAAGCGAAGGACAGCAACCCTGTCCCATCCCCCGATATTCGCCTCGAGGGAGAATCGTTATCCCTGATGCAGCAGCAGTTCCAGCACGTCTACGAAATGATGGCACTGGGCAACACCACGTTGTTCCTCGATATCTTTCCGTTGCATGCGTTTTATAAAAAACGCGGGTTCGCGGAATTGAAGACGTGCCTGAAAACACGCGCGAGCATTTATGGTCATCCCAAATTCCCGGTGCTGTGGCCGGTAGGGCAGGAAATACTCCGTTTTGGGAAGTCTTATTCTGAAATTCTACGAGCCTTTGAGGCAATAGAGGCTGGGGATATTGCCGAGAGCGTGAAACGATTTGCCGCTCACGAGCAGCGGAACATCCTGCAACCATCAATCTACGAGGATCGGCAACTGATCGCTCTGTTGCGCGGTAACCACGCGTCCTATGTCACCGGCTTCCCCTCTGGCGTTGCCCAAGCTATCGAGTTGACTCTCGCCAGCCAATGTCAGGGGGTCGAGGATGGCCGCACTATCGGCTTCGGCAGCAACCCGTTGGCGGACCTGTCTGACGTTGAACAGCGGATGGTCTTCGTGCTCAGAGCGGCGGCGCGCTTCGACGAGATGCTGAATGACAACAATCGTGGTGCGCTGGAACAGTCGATCAAGGACATCGCTGCGGGTGAGGGCGTGCGATGA
- a CDS encoding Hcp family type VI secretion system effector, with the protein MPSPAYMTIHGTQQGLITAGALGKDSVGNAWQLGHEDQILVQAYDHGVVIPGGVTGRRMHKPLIITKAVDKSSPLLFNAAANGEAIKTCRLDLYRPAGNGVQEHFYTIELKGAVIVAFNVTMPHCQNLSTAHFTQLETVHFAYQSIVCRHEIGKTSGYDEWQAGCQQ; encoded by the coding sequence ATGCCAAGTCCCGCCTACATGACCATTCACGGAACCCAGCAAGGCCTTATCACTGCCGGTGCGCTCGGCAAGGACTCGGTTGGTAACGCATGGCAGTTGGGCCATGAAGATCAGATTCTGGTGCAGGCATACGACCACGGAGTCGTTATTCCTGGCGGAGTAACCGGTCGTCGTATGCACAAGCCGCTGATCATCACCAAGGCGGTCGATAAGTCCTCGCCTTTGCTCTTTAATGCAGCCGCCAACGGTGAAGCGATCAAAACGTGCCGATTAGACTTGTATCGCCCCGCTGGCAACGGTGTCCAGGAACACTTTTACACTATTGAATTGAAAGGCGCGGTCATCGTCGCCTTCAATGTGACCATGCCCCATTGTCAGAACTTAAGTACTGCCCATTTCACTCAATTGGAAACGGTGCACTTTGCCTATCAGTCCATTGTTTGTCGACACGAAATCGGCAAAACCAGTGGCTATGACGAATGGCAAGCAGGGTGTCAGCAGTGA
- the aroQ gene encoding type II 3-dehydroquinate dehydratase — MATLLVLHGPNLNLLGTREPGLYGAVTLAQINQDLEKQARDRGHHLMYLQSNAEYELIDRIHAARDEGVDFIVINPAAFTHTSVALRDALLAVSIPFIEVHLSNVHKREPFRHHSYFSDVAVGVICGLGASGYRLALEAALEQLEQQAIRP; from the coding sequence ATGGCGACCTTACTGGTTCTCCACGGACCTAACCTGAACCTGCTCGGCACACGCGAACCGGGCCTCTACGGCGCGGTGACCTTGGCGCAGATCAATCAGGATCTGGAAAAACAGGCCCGAGACCGTGGCCATCATCTGATGTACCTGCAAAGTAATGCCGAGTATGAACTGATCGATCGCATTCACGCCGCACGCGATGAAGGCGTGGACTTCATTGTGATCAATCCAGCAGCTTTTACGCACACCAGCGTCGCATTACGTGACGCGCTGCTGGCCGTGAGCATCCCATTCATCGAAGTGCATCTCTCTAACGTGCACAAACGCGAACCTTTCCGCCATCACTCTTACTTCTCGGATGTAGCGGTGGGAGTGATCTGCGGCCTTGGCGCCAGCGGTTACCGACTGGCCCTGGAGGCCGCCCTGGAACAGCTTGAACAACAAGCTATACGCCCCTGA
- the accB gene encoding acetyl-CoA carboxylase biotin carboxyl carrier protein — MDIRKVKKLIELLEESGIDELEIREGEESVRISRHSKTPAQQYYAPAPMAAPVAPVAAAPVAVVAEAPAAPKLNGTIARSPMVGTFYRTPAPTSPAFVEIGQTVKKGDIICIVEAMKMMNHIEAETSGVIESILVENGQPVEYDQPLFTIV, encoded by the coding sequence ATGGATATCCGTAAAGTTAAGAAACTGATCGAACTGCTGGAAGAATCCGGCATCGACGAGCTCGAGATCCGTGAAGGTGAAGAGTCCGTACGCATCAGCCGTCACAGCAAAACCCCTGCTCAGCAGTACTACGCACCTGCTCCAATGGCTGCGCCGGTTGCACCTGTTGCTGCCGCGCCCGTTGCCGTTGTTGCAGAAGCACCTGCCGCACCAAAACTCAACGGCACGATCGCTCGTTCGCCGATGGTCGGTACGTTCTACCGCACGCCTGCTCCGACTTCGCCAGCTTTTGTCGAAATCGGCCAGACCGTGAAGAAGGGCGACATCATTTGCATCGTTGAAGCGATGAAAATGATGAACCACATCGAAGCTGAAACCAGCGGTGTGATCGAATCCATCCTGGTAGAAAACGGTCAGCCGGTTGAGTACGACCAGCCGCTGTTCACCATCGTTTGA
- a CDS encoding DUF2333 family protein, with the protein MLDWKNRAGRAQDRVDDSAVGTRPRSYWGGVFFSRALGVLVGLYLLVTLVIGWYWSQEPALFPVQQNAQLAAESQGKQMVIGYTTVETLKTVASTLLDKRGGYISNDRFPPGVWLDNISHWEYGVLVQVRDLSRALRKDFARSQSQSAEDADLAKAEPRFNFDNKSWVLPSSESEYREGINSLSRYQARLSDPSQKSALFYARADNLNNWLGDVATRLGSLSQRLSASVGRVKLNSSLKTESVLPGQVPKVDEEIVETPWLQIDDVFYEARGQAWALSHLLRAIEVDFADVLAKKNATVSVRQIIRELEASQAPVWSPMILNGSGFGVLANHSLVMANYISRANAAVIDLRQLLSQG; encoded by the coding sequence ATGCTGGACTGGAAGAACCGCGCGGGCCGCGCACAGGACCGTGTCGATGACTCAGCGGTTGGAACCCGCCCCCGAAGCTATTGGGGTGGTGTTTTTTTTAGCCGTGCTCTAGGTGTTCTGGTCGGCTTGTATTTGCTGGTCACGCTAGTGATTGGCTGGTACTGGAGCCAGGAACCGGCGCTGTTTCCGGTTCAGCAAAACGCGCAGTTGGCCGCTGAGAGCCAGGGCAAGCAGATGGTCATCGGCTACACCACGGTCGAAACGCTCAAGACCGTGGCATCGACGCTGCTCGATAAGCGCGGTGGTTATATTTCCAACGACCGCTTCCCGCCGGGCGTGTGGCTGGACAACATCTCGCATTGGGAATATGGCGTACTGGTGCAGGTGCGTGACCTGAGCCGTGCTTTGCGTAAGGACTTTGCCCGCTCGCAATCGCAATCGGCAGAAGACGCCGACTTGGCCAAAGCTGAGCCGCGTTTCAACTTCGACAATAAAAGCTGGGTCTTGCCGTCGAGTGAGTCCGAGTACCGGGAGGGGATCAATTCGTTGAGCCGCTATCAAGCGCGCTTGTCCGATCCTAGCCAAAAAAGTGCACTATTTTATGCCCGCGCCGATAACTTGAATAACTGGTTGGGTGACGTCGCCACCCGTCTTGGTTCGCTGTCGCAGCGGCTGTCGGCCAGCGTCGGCCGGGTGAAGCTAAACAGCAGCTTGAAAACCGAGTCTGTTCTCCCAGGCCAAGTACCGAAGGTCGATGAAGAGATCGTGGAGACACCGTGGCTGCAGATTGACGACGTGTTCTACGAAGCCCGGGGTCAGGCGTGGGCGTTGTCGCACCTGCTGCGCGCTATCGAAGTAGACTTTGCCGATGTGTTGGCGAAAAAGAACGCCACGGTCAGCGTGCGCCAGATCATTCGTGAGCTGGAAGCTTCGCAGGCACCGGTCTGGAGCCCAATGATTCTCAATGGCAGCGGCTTCGGCGTGCTGGCTAACCACTCGCTGGTCATGGCCAACTACATTTCCCGGGCCAACGCTGCGGTGATCGACTTGCGCCAACTGCTTTCGCAGGGTTGA
- a CDS encoding protein-disulfide reductase DsbD — MRRLLCLMLLILALPASGASLLDNRPSTTLGTASLNNSADFLPVREAFRLSLIETTPQSIKLRFVASEGYYLYRHRFQFRTEPADIGLGAAQLPQGEQKHDEYFGDVEVYHGILDVDLPRKPGDNRPFTLAVTYQGCADKGLCYPPETERLDIGDVAAASTGLSATPPTKGTWGWKELALFFLAGIGLTFTPCVLPMLPILSGVVLRGQVGGLRGFSLSLAYVLPMAICFSLLGALMGMFGAELNLQARLQSAWVLVPFSLFFMIFAAAMFGLFELRLPHFISFHLHRVAGRTEGGSLWGAAVLGVVSSLLVSPCVSAPLAGALLYISASGDALGGALKLFALGLGMGTPLLLVATGGAAWLPKSGEWLISVKNIIGVLLLAVAIGLLSRVIPGEITLLLLGLLGAGVALFLGALEFTYKSGPQRLNQLLGLFLLVYAVACWYGALSGQTDPLRPLGRPQAALMANEAVAPTSPWQTISTAAELDRALNDAKNAGQPLLLDWYADWCISCKVIEHDVLPDPRVTSKLTGYSLIRFDMTDSSAEQRALLDRYKLFGPPALLFFGKKGAELADIRVVGEINATAFAARIARANDQIQ; from the coding sequence ATGCGCCGCCTGCTCTGCCTGATGTTATTGATCCTCGCCCTGCCCGCCTCGGGTGCCAGCCTCCTGGACAATCGCCCCAGCACCACACTAGGCACAGCATCGCTAAACAACAGCGCTGACTTCCTGCCGGTCCGCGAAGCATTTCGCCTGAGCCTGATCGAAACCACACCGCAATCGATCAAATTGCGTTTCGTCGCCAGCGAAGGCTATTACCTATACCGCCATCGCTTTCAGTTCCGCACCGAGCCTGCCGATATCGGCCTGGGCGCCGCGCAGCTGCCTCAGGGCGAGCAAAAACACGACGAGTACTTTGGCGACGTAGAGGTCTATCACGGCATTCTCGATGTCGACCTGCCACGCAAACCCGGCGACAACCGACCGTTCACCCTGGCCGTCACCTATCAAGGCTGTGCCGACAAGGGTCTGTGCTATCCGCCTGAAACCGAGCGCCTGGACATCGGCGACGTTGCGGCCGCAAGTACAGGCTTGTCTGCCACACCACCAACCAAGGGCACCTGGGGCTGGAAGGAACTGGCGCTGTTTTTCCTTGCGGGTATCGGCCTGACATTCACCCCGTGCGTACTGCCTATGCTACCGATCCTGTCCGGCGTGGTCCTACGCGGGCAGGTCGGCGGGTTGCGCGGTTTCAGCTTGTCGCTGGCGTATGTGCTCCCGATGGCCATCTGTTTTTCCCTGCTCGGGGCGTTGATGGGCATGTTCGGCGCAGAGCTGAACTTACAGGCGCGCCTGCAATCAGCCTGGGTGCTGGTACCTTTTTCGCTGTTCTTCATGATTTTCGCTGCGGCAATGTTTGGTCTGTTCGAACTGCGTCTGCCGCACTTCATCAGCTTTCACCTGCACCGGGTTGCGGGACGCACTGAAGGCGGCTCTTTATGGGGCGCGGCAGTCCTCGGCGTGGTCTCCAGCCTGCTGGTTTCGCCGTGTGTCTCGGCGCCCCTGGCAGGCGCGCTGCTTTATATCAGCGCCAGCGGTGATGCGCTGGGTGGAGCCTTGAAGCTGTTCGCGCTGGGACTCGGCATGGGCACGCCCTTGCTGCTGGTCGCCACGGGCGGCGCGGCATGGCTGCCTAAAAGCGGCGAGTGGCTGATCTCGGTAAAAAACATTATCGGCGTCCTGCTGCTGGCCGTGGCCATCGGCCTGCTCAGCCGGGTCATCCCAGGCGAGATCACCCTGCTCCTGCTGGGCTTGCTGGGGGCCGGCGTTGCCCTGTTTCTTGGCGCACTGGAGTTCACCTACAAGTCCGGTCCACAACGCCTTAATCAGTTGCTTGGCCTGTTTTTGCTGGTCTACGCAGTGGCCTGCTGGTACGGCGCACTGAGCGGCCAGACCGATCCTTTGCGTCCGCTGGGCCGACCACAAGCGGCATTGATGGCCAATGAAGCCGTGGCACCCACCAGCCCATGGCAGACCATCAGCACTGCGGCCGAACTGGACCGCGCCCTGAACGACGCAAAAAATGCCGGTCAACCGTTGCTGCTGGACTGGTACGCCGACTGGTGCATCAGCTGCAAAGTCATCGAACATGACGTGCTGCCCGATCCCCGCGTGACGAGCAAGCTGACCGGTTATAGCCTGATTCGTTTCGACATGACCGACAGCAGCGCCGAACAACGCGCCCTGCTCGACCGCTACAAGCTGTTCGGCCCGCCTGCGCTGCTGTTCTTCGGCAAAAAGGGCGCGGAGCTTGCGGATATTCGGGTGGTCGGCGAAATCAATGCGACAGCCTTCGCGGCACGCATCGCCAGGGCAAATGACCAAATTCAATAA
- the speA gene encoding arginine decarboxylase — MSVRRTRKDDGSQWTVADSRSVYGIRHWGAGYFAINDAGRVEVRPNGPSSAPIDLYEQVDELRKSGLSLPLLVRFPDILQDRVRQLTGAFDANIERLGYQSKYTALYPIKVNQQEAVVESIIATQDVSIGLEAGSKPELMAVLALAPKGGTIVCNGYKDREFIRLALMGQKLGHNVFIVIEKESEVALVIDEAADLKVAPQIGLRVRLSSLASSKWADTGGEKSKFGLSAAQLLSVVERFRAAGLDQGVRLLHFHMGSQIANLADYQHGFKEAIRYYGELRNLGLPVDHIDVGGGLGVDYDGTHSRNASSINYDMDDYAGVVVGMLKDFCDEQELPHPNIFSESGRSLTAHHAMLVVQVTDVERHNDEIPKIADKESLPETVQWLVDLLGPTDIEMVTETYWRATHYMSDIATQYADGKITLAQKALAEQCYFAVCRRLHNSLKARQRSHRQVLDELNDKLADKYICNFSVFQSLPDTWAIGQVLPILPLHRLDEEPNRRAVLQDLTCDSDGKIKQYVDEQSIETSLPVHALNEGEDYLLGIFLVGAYQEILGDMHNLFGDTDSVNIYQKPDGSVYHGGIETHDTIEDMLRYVHLSPDELMTHYRDKVASAKISPRERTQYLDALRLGLTRSSYLSS, encoded by the coding sequence ATGTCCGTACGACGCACACGCAAAGACGATGGCAGCCAATGGACAGTTGCGGACAGCCGCAGTGTTTATGGGATTCGTCATTGGGGAGCCGGTTATTTTGCAATCAACGACGCCGGCCGCGTTGAAGTTCGCCCCAACGGTCCGAGCAGTGCGCCTATCGATCTGTATGAACAGGTCGACGAGCTGCGCAAAAGTGGTCTCTCCCTGCCGCTGCTGGTGCGCTTCCCCGACATCCTGCAAGACCGCGTTCGTCAGTTGACTGGTGCGTTCGACGCCAACATCGAGCGTCTGGGCTACCAGAGCAAATACACTGCGCTGTACCCGATCAAGGTCAACCAGCAAGAAGCCGTGGTGGAAAGCATCATCGCCACGCAGGACGTCTCCATCGGCCTGGAAGCGGGTTCCAAACCGGAGTTGATGGCCGTGCTGGCCTTGGCGCCCAAAGGCGGGACCATCGTTTGCAACGGCTACAAGGACCGCGAGTTCATCCGTCTGGCATTGATGGGGCAAAAGCTGGGTCACAACGTCTTCATCGTGATCGAAAAAGAATCCGAAGTGGCGCTGGTCATCGACGAGGCTGCCGATCTCAAGGTCGCGCCACAGATTGGCCTGCGTGTGCGCCTGTCTTCGCTGGCATCAAGCAAATGGGCTGATACCGGCGGTGAGAAATCCAAGTTTGGTTTGTCTGCAGCGCAGCTGTTGTCCGTGGTCGAGCGTTTCCGCGCGGCGGGCCTTGATCAGGGCGTGCGCCTGTTGCACTTCCACATGGGGTCGCAGATCGCCAACCTGGCTGACTACCAACACGGGTTCAAAGAGGCGATCCGCTACTACGGCGAACTGCGCAATCTGGGCTTGCCGGTCGACCATATCGACGTGGGCGGTGGCTTGGGCGTGGACTACGACGGTACTCACTCGCGCAATGCCAGCTCGATCAACTACGACATGGACGATTACGCCGGTGTCGTGGTCGGCATGCTCAAGGACTTCTGCGACGAGCAGGAGTTGCCGCATCCGAACATTTTCTCCGAAAGCGGCCGCTCGCTGACGGCGCATCACGCGATGTTGGTGGTGCAGGTGACTGACGTCGAAAGGCACAACGACGAAATCCCGAAGATCGCTGACAAGGAAAGCCTGCCGGAGACCGTGCAATGGCTGGTAGACCTGCTCGGGCCGACCGACATCGAGATGGTCACCGAAACCTACTGGCGTGCCACGCACTACATGAGTGACATTGCCACGCAGTACGCGGATGGCAAGATCACGCTGGCGCAGAAAGCCTTGGCCGAGCAGTGCTACTTCGCGGTCTGCCGCCGTCTGCACAACTCGTTGAAGGCGCGCCAGCGTTCGCACCGTCAGGTGCTGGACGAACTCAATGACAAGCTCGCCGACAAGTACATCTGCAATTTCTCGGTGTTCCAGAGCCTGCCGGACACTTGGGCAATTGGCCAGGTACTGCCGATCTTGCCGCTGCACCGTCTCGACGAAGAGCCGAATCGCCGTGCGGTCCTGCAGGATTTGACCTGCGACTCCGACGGCAAGATCAAGCAGTACGTCGACGAGCAGAGCATCGAGACCAGCTTGCCGGTTCATGCCCTCAATGAAGGCGAAGATTATCTGCTGGGGATTTTCCTGGTGGGCGCCTATCAGGAAATTCTCGGTGACATGCACAACTTGTTCGGTGACACCGACTCGGTAAACATCTATCAGAAACCGGACGGCAGCGTGTACCACGGGGGCATCGAAACTCACGACACCATCGAGGACATGCTCCGCTACGTGCACTTGTCTCCGGACGAGCTGATGACGCATTACCGCGACAAGGTTGCCAGCGCCAAGATCAGTCCGCGCGAACGTACTCAGTACCTGGACGCGCTGCGTCTGGGTCTGACGCGGTCGTCGTACTTGTCTTCCTGA
- a CDS encoding NUDIX hydrolase, which yields MPFSSQEAAHRAASDAEQIAWVDEQDKQLGSIERAQLRERGLIGRGTYILLFNSAGDLCVHRRTLSKAIYPGYWDVAAGGMVLAEETYAESAARELEEELGVSGVSLSAHEHFFFDQPGNRLWCAVFSAVWDGPLTLQPEEVLEARFIPVAEALSETLHKPYCPDSLAALKRYLGQTES from the coding sequence ATGCCGTTCTCCTCTCAGGAGGCCGCGCACCGCGCCGCCTCCGACGCCGAACAGATTGCCTGGGTCGATGAGCAGGACAAACAGCTGGGTTCTATTGAGCGGGCTCAGCTACGCGAGCGCGGTCTGATTGGACGTGGCACCTATATATTGCTGTTCAACTCTGCCGGTGACTTGTGCGTGCATCGGCGCACCTTGAGCAAGGCTATTTATCCGGGTTATTGGGACGTGGCCGCTGGTGGCATGGTGCTGGCCGAAGAAACGTACGCCGAATCAGCGGCCCGCGAACTCGAGGAAGAGTTGGGCGTCAGTGGTGTATCGCTGAGCGCGCATGAACATTTCTTCTTCGATCAACCGGGCAATCGCCTGTGGTGCGCGGTGTTCAGCGCTGTCTGGGACGGGCCGCTGACGTTGCAGCCTGAAGAGGTGCTGGAAGCACGCTTCATTCCGGTGGCCGAGGCCTTGAGTGAAACGCTGCACAAGCCTTACTGCCCGGACTCCCTGGCGGCACTGAAGCGTTATTTGGGGCAGACGGAGTCTTAG